A stretch of Henckelia pumila isolate YLH828 chromosome 4, ASM3356847v2, whole genome shotgun sequence DNA encodes these proteins:
- the LOC140865451 gene encoding RHOMBOID-like protein 10, chloroplastic — protein sequence MGSVGSIMSSNSKNSIPIPGGVGLVPTNHLISSAAVALRLHRRLHLGRVLQSSLKSVSCLGCVPVLKDICQERALQFAGFNYFQCSFHALSATLMRLSFFNGDEIRSDSRDAGKSFSMTSRNDIFSKRQWTNILLAVNILVYMAQTFSDGKILFWGAKINSLISKGQLWRLATSSFLHANIGHLMVNCYSLNSVGPTVENICGPKRYLAIYSTSAIASSAASYWFCKAPAVGASGAIFGLVGSFALFILRHRGIIKGSEGDLQRITQVIVLNMAIGLLSQGIDNWGHIGGLLGGAAVSWFLGPAWEIESISRNGRKVLTDKAPIFSLFKNR from the exons ATGGGAAGTGTGGGGTCGATAATGTCATCCAATTCCAAGAATTCTATCCCCATCCCGGGAGGGGTCGGTCTTGTCCCCACCAACCACCTTATCAGCTCCGCCGCCGTCGCCCTCCGCCTCCACCGCCGTCTTCATCTTGGCCGTGTCCTCCAATCATCCCTCAAG AGTGTTTCTTGTCTTGGGTGCGTGCCTGTGTTGAAGGATATATGTCAAGAAAGGGCCCTTCAGTTCGCgggttttaattattttcaatgtTCATTCCATGCTCTGTCTGCTACATTGATGAGATTAAGTTTCTTCAATGGAGATGAAATTAGAAGTGATTCTAGAGATGCTGGCAAGTCCTTCTCGATGACATCTAGGAATGACATATTTAGCAAAAGGCAATGGACCAATATCCTTCTTGCTGTTAATATACT TGTCTACATGGCGCAAACTTTCTCAGACGGAAAGATCTTATTTTGGGGAGCCAAG ATTAATAGTCTCATTAGTAAAGGGCAGTTATGGAGGCTAGCTACATCTTCCTTTTTGCATGCAAATATTGGACATTTAATG GTCAATTGTTATTCTCTCAACTCAGTTGGTCCTACTGTTGAGAATATATGTGGCCCTAAAAGATATCTTGCAATATACAGCACTTCTGCAATTGCAA GTTCAGCAGCGAGTTATTGGTTCTGTAAAGCTCCTGCAGTTGGTGCATCTGGCGCTATCTTTGGACTG GTTGGATCTTTTGCTCTGTTTATCCTAAGGCACAGAGGGATTATTAAAGGCAGCGAAGGCGATTTGCAACGGATAACTCAAGTTATTGTTTTAAATATG GCTATTGGGCTCCTATCTCAAGGCATCGACAACTGGGGACAT ATTGGAGGTTTACTAGGTGGAGCTGCAGTATCTTGGTTTCTTGGTCCCGCGTGGGAGATCGAGTCCATCTCCCGCAATGGCAGAAAGGTTTTAACAGACAAAGCGCCAATTTTTTCGCTCTTCAAGAACCGTTAA